Within the Erigeron canadensis isolate Cc75 chromosome 6, C_canadensis_v1, whole genome shotgun sequence genome, the region ATAAAAcgtaaactaataaatataacatatatataaaacgtaaactaataaatataacatatatataaaacataaactaataatatataacatatataaaatgtaccACTACAAAAATGGCCAAGCACCTCCCGTGAGGTCCTCTCCGTCATTTGCAAATACTCGTCAAGCAAATCACTCGTCACGCCGTACGCTAGTTGTCGAATTGCGGCTGTACACTTTTGAAGTGCGGTAAAACCAAGCTTTCCCGCGACGTTCACCCTTTGTTGAAGATATCTATACTCCCGTTCCATGTCGCCaacaatctttaaaaacaaaCCCTTATGCATTCTAAACCGTCGTCTAAATTGTCTCGTGGTGTAAGTTGGTTGATCAACGAAGTAGTCTCGCATCAAGTTTTCTTGTGCCTCTGCGCGACGATGTACAAGAACCACCCTTCTAGTAAAACGCGAcctctcttcttcttcctcttcctcctcctcTTGCGCGACCCTCATGGCCAAAGTAACGGCGCCAACAACGGCACTTTCAACGACATCATCGTAATCCTCGGAACCGAACGAATCAAAAGAGGTCGACGATGATGAAGACGACATTTTAGTGTTGGAGATGATAATATGGTTGTGTGAATTTTAGtgtatatgttgtatgttgtgtgtgaattttataaattataaaggagatatagtgtgtgtatatatatagagaaattaggggggaaaaaagaagaaaaaaaaaatacctggTCAAAGTAACGTTCGAAAATAGAGCCGTTGGCTCCCTTCCACATACAAAATTGGAGCGTTTCTTCGCGGACGGGGTGGGGTTTTTTTTTGCCAAGAACGCCGTCCGGAGCGGTGTACACAGTGTCTTCACGGCGTTCTTGAGCACTTTTGGGGGGACGCACGCCTTGCTCCTACCAGTCTGATGGTCCATAAACACTTCTAGCGTTTCTCGCGTTTCTCCTGGTTTTTGGATTTTccttataattataattatagtaTTAATGATCGATTTACTGAAAACTTTGTACAGAGTGAAAAGTTTACTAGAAAATTAAGCTTAACTCCTTTTAAAGAATGATGATGAAGCATCCTAATTTGTACAAATCCTTTAATTGACAAAGCATGTATATGTCATGACATTAAATGGCTTTGGAACAAGTTGATGTTGTACGTTTGACTTTTTAAGTAATTGGAAATCACACGTCATTAACGCCTTTGTTAATTCTAATATAAGATATGGAGTagtttatttacaaaatagTGAAATACGATATCCCTAAGATCATGgagttttaatattattaaactaaaaacataataaCACATCATATGTGAGATCCCACTAACTAGTACCATTTATAAATTAGAACATATACCATTTTAAAAAGAttgatattatttaatttactcTAAAAATTGGGAATAGACTAGTCATCTACTCATCTACCACCATCCAATTAGATTCCAATAGTGAAAAGCACATGCTTGTTTATAACATTTCAATCGCTTGTCACGTATTATTTTCTCTAACGTCTTTCCACTTTCCACCACAATATTATTTCCCCACATTGGTCCCACTTAAACGTCTATACTGACTGGTTAAAACAATTTCTTGTATTATTATGTACTATATTCAATAAATAATATGACAAACacaatatatccacttgttaacacatgaaatccactaattctctttcttaataccacctcctgatttttcacatatcacaatcttattaattaggatgatttttaggctaataattTAGATAGATTGATTATTACCCTTACATAAACTATGCTAGTATGATGGAGATATCATCTTAAAACAAGGCAAGTTTTATTAGCAAATTTTAATAGTATTGCTATTTAGTTATGTCTAGCTAGTCGAAATATCTCTTATGTAACAAAACTTATATTCGTTACTAGTATAAATCAATGACCTCACGTATCTTTTGTCAGAAATTTTCTAAAAGTATTACGACATGCCGTGTTACCAATTTAACTACAAAAAAGAAGGCTTTTAACAAGAACAAAATCTTCGCAATAGATCAAAACGTAGTACTATATGAAAAGATAAATGTTATATCTAAAACTACCTATAAAGCATTTTGGATTTCTAATTTCGGAATATCTTAAAAATTCAGACTTTCCATATTACCACCCTTacatatttataacatatatcttttatcttttaatatacttatactaTCAACCTTTATATCAGttatatttacatcaataatctacactACTCGACGCCGGCACCACCACCACACTGCtgtcaccgccgcattgcacgggcaCCCCTTTAATATCATATAATGCAAGCTAATATGAGTATATACAATCGATCACCAACTCATATGTATAATCTTAAAGACTAATTCATAAAAGGAACATTTTGATTCCCATGGAGgacatactatatatatgatgaaaaaaGAAACTTCAGAGTGCAATAAACAGCCAATAATTGATTTGGATTTACACTAACtaccttttcttttaattttagtttaataaaCTTTACAcatcacaaaaaccaatttggCCACCATTTTgtttctataataataatatatacaagtataagacaatatatcacatatatacatcCTCCTTCCTTCTCTTTTCTCCCTTGTGCTAGCTCCGGCCATGAACACCGCCGAAGATGCCACCACCACACCTATCTCCACCATCCAACGACGGAATTCCATCGTAACACCATCCCCTTTAACACTTGACCCTTGTTCCACCACTTCTAGTACTCCTACAACCACAAccacatcatcatcttcttcaacagaTTTTGAGCTTGTTTCTTTCAAACCGGCTTCTTATACCTCTCTTCGGGACATTCTTCCATCGACGACAAGCGCAATTATGTCCCCGACACCCCCATCATTTGCGGTTCATTCTGGTTATGAAATTTCTATCCGAAATAGGCTTGTGAAACAAGCTGCATGGGCATACCTTCAACCCATGTCCACCTCACCCGACTCGGGCGGGTCTACTATCTTTCACCGTGTATGGATTCGTTTCTCGGGTGTTTTGCTACGGTTTGTAACACATGTGTGTGATTGCTTTCTAAGGTCTATTCAAGTCAATGTTAGCCCGACGAGGTTATGACAATTAAAAGGTTATGATTTGTTAAAGGTGAAATGAGATATGCTGCAGAGAGCAACATGGTTGGTATGTGCACGGTTTTTAAGATATGAATATGGGAATATGATTCGTGCACTGAGCAACTAACCATGTTGCTCTAGCAG harbors:
- the LOC122603899 gene encoding cell wall integrity and stress response component 4-like — encoded protein: MNTAEDATTTPISTIQRRNSIVTPSPLTLDPCSTTSSTPTTTTTSSSSSTDFELVSFKPASYTSLRDILPSTTSAIMSPTPPSFAVHSGYEISIRNRLVKQAAWAYLQPMSTSPDSGGSTIFHRVWIRFSGVLLRFVTHVCDCFLRSIQVNVSPTRL